From the genome of Chania multitudinisentens RB-25, one region includes:
- a CDS encoding replication-associated recombination protein A, translating to MSNLSLDFSHNEFQPLAARMRPTTLAQYIGQQHLLAPGKPLPRAIEAGQLHSMILWGPPGTGKTTLAELIGRYGQADVERISAVTSGIKEIREAIEQARQNRDAGRRTILFVDEVHRFNKSQQDAFLPHIEDGTITFIGATTENPSFELNSALLSRARVYLLKALTADDICQVLEQAMKDAGRGFGGQNVRLPEETKRMLSELVGGDARRALNSLEMMADMAEIDGQGMRVLTLELLKEVSGERSVRFDNKGDRYYDLISALHKSVRGSAPDAALYWYARIITAGGDPLYVARRLLAIASEDVGNADPRGMQVAIAAWDCFTRVGPAEGERAIAQAIVYLACAPKSNAVYTAFKAAMRDAKEMADYDVPDHLRNAPTKLMKEMGLGAEYRYAHDEPNAYAAGESYFPPEMATTRYYHPTSRGLEGKIGEKLAWLAEQDQNSQTKRYR from the coding sequence GTGAGTAATCTGTCGCTCGATTTTTCCCACAATGAATTTCAACCATTGGCTGCGCGTATGCGGCCAACAACGCTGGCACAATACATAGGTCAGCAGCATTTGTTGGCACCTGGCAAGCCTTTGCCACGGGCCATTGAGGCTGGGCAACTGCACTCGATGATCTTGTGGGGGCCACCAGGAACCGGGAAAACGACGCTGGCAGAACTGATTGGCCGTTATGGTCAGGCGGACGTTGAGCGGATCTCCGCAGTTACCTCCGGTATCAAAGAAATCCGTGAAGCCATTGAACAAGCGCGGCAAAACCGCGATGCGGGCCGCCGCACTATTCTGTTCGTTGACGAGGTACATCGTTTCAACAAAAGCCAGCAGGACGCATTTTTACCGCATATTGAAGATGGCACCATCACTTTTATCGGTGCAACGACGGAAAACCCGTCTTTTGAGCTGAATTCGGCACTGTTATCCCGTGCGCGTGTCTATCTGCTGAAGGCGCTGACCGCCGATGATATCTGCCAAGTGCTGGAACAGGCGATGAAAGATGCTGGCCGTGGTTTTGGCGGCCAGAATGTGCGGTTGCCGGAAGAAACCAAGCGTATGCTGTCGGAATTGGTGGGCGGCGATGCCCGCCGTGCGCTTAACAGCCTGGAGATGATGGCCGATATGGCCGAAATTGATGGCCAGGGCATGCGGGTATTAACGCTGGAATTGCTGAAAGAAGTTTCTGGTGAACGTAGCGTGCGCTTCGATAACAAAGGCGATCGCTATTACGATCTGATTTCTGCGCTGCATAAATCGGTGCGTGGTTCAGCACCGGATGCAGCACTGTATTGGTATGCACGTATTATTACTGCCGGCGGCGATCCTCTCTACGTGGCGCGCCGCTTGCTGGCCATCGCTTCCGAAGACGTTGGCAATGCCGATCCACGTGGTATGCAGGTGGCGATCGCTGCTTGGGATTGTTTCACCCGCGTTGGGCCTGCGGAAGGGGAACGGGCTATCGCGCAGGCAATTGTTTATCTGGCCTGTGCACCCAAAAGCAACGCTGTTTATACCGCTTTCAAAGCCGCAATGCGTGATGCCAAAGAGATGGCCGATTACGATGTACCGGATCACCTGCGCAATGCGCCCACCAAGCTGATGAAAGAAATGGGATTGGGGGCAGAGTATCGCTATGCACATGATGAACCCAATGCCTATGCAGCCGGAGAGAGCTATTTCCCGCCAGAAATGGCCACTACGCGCTACTATCATCCCACCTCACGCGGGCTGGAAGGGAAGATCGGTGAGAAGCTGGCATGGCTCGCTGAACAGGATCAAAATAGCCAGACAAAACGCTACCGCTAG
- the lolA gene encoding outer membrane lipoprotein chaperone LolA, translating to MKKGFVICCLLSGFVSTSVLADAAQDLQKRLAKVNSFHASFSQSVTSGDGAEVQRGEGELWVKRPNLFNWHMTSPDESVLVSDGETLWFYNPFVEQVTATWLKNATGNTPFMLITRNNASDWKQYNVKQKGDDFELTPKASSGNLKQFAITVTNSGTIKSFTAVEQDGQRSAYQLKSQQNANVDAAKFKFTPPKGVTLDDQRK from the coding sequence ATGAAAAAAGGGTTTGTTATCTGTTGTCTGCTTTCGGGATTTGTATCGACCTCAGTGTTGGCAGATGCTGCTCAAGATTTGCAAAAGCGTTTGGCGAAAGTGAACAGTTTCCACGCCAGTTTTTCCCAATCAGTGACCAGCGGTGATGGTGCCGAGGTGCAAAGAGGGGAAGGCGAGTTGTGGGTAAAACGCCCGAATCTGTTTAACTGGCACATGACTTCTCCAGATGAGAGCGTTTTGGTGTCTGACGGTGAAACGCTGTGGTTTTATAATCCGTTCGTTGAGCAGGTTACCGCTACCTGGTTGAAAAATGCTACCGGCAACACGCCATTCATGCTGATTACCCGCAACAATGCCAGTGATTGGAAACAGTACAACGTTAAGCAGAAGGGCGATGATTTCGAACTGACGCCAAAAGCCAGCAGTGGCAATCTGAAACAGTTTGCGATTACGGTAACCAACAGTGGCACTATCAAGAGTTTTACTGCGGTTGAGCAAGATGGTCAACGCAGTGCCTATCAGTTGAAAAGTCAGCAAAATGCCAACGTTGACGCGGCCAAATTCAAATTTACCCCGCCGAAGGGGGTGACGCTGGACGACCAGCGGAAGTAG
- a CDS encoding DNA translocase FtsK 4TM domain-containing protein produces the protein MSQEYTEDKEVTLKKLSSGRRLLEALLIVVAIFAVYLMAALVSFNPSDPSWSQTAWHEPIHNLGGGVGAWLADTLFFTFGVLAYAIPPIIMILCWAGYRQRNHHDYIDYFALSLRLIGTLALVLTSCGLAALNVDDLYYFASGGVIGSLLSNAMLPWFNGIGATLALLCVWAAGLTLFTGWSWLVIAEKIGGVVLGLATFMTNRSRRDDRYYDDDEMVVEEPELGNKHNAAAVMADDIDDDVLFSAPSVTEMAQEEDDDPLLNGLRATDSNAPVVVPAQVEVPVMPATLVQAAENAASATLVSNVQHPAEYNTPPLYSFEIPEQTPETPHLADPYQDEDEPRLGDWNASITPPREQSPFGFSATEPHENVDIHGVPGFSASDREVPLEPVKPPSAAATNAGSTVVNTFMPAFTANSDSHSQTKQGIGPELPRPNPVRIPTRRELASYGIKLPSQRLAEQEQRNREEEPQVDVDDEALQEAALRQAFAEQQSQRYGEEYQQDDEDAVHEAALGQAFAQQQQARYGEQAPLSGAAPVDISATFGFSPMADLVDDGPTEPLFTLSPQLEERIEQRSEQEDDVPFGQLAPEEPVYSAARPSTPTYQPEPYSQMAPTAPQQPAMDSLIHPFLMRNDLPLQKPTTPLPTLDLLTEAPKEVEPVDSFALEQKARLVEASLADYRVKADVVDILPGPVITRFELELAPGVKAARISNLSRDLARSLSTSAVRVVEVIPGKPYIGIELPNIKRQTVYLREVLDCPAFRDNSSPLAIVLGKDISGQPVVADLGKMPHLLVAGTTGSGKSVGVNAMILSILYKATPKEVRFIMIDPKMLELSVYEGIPHLLTDVVTDMKDAANALRWCVAEMERRYKLMSALGVRNLAGYNERVDQAEAMGRPIPDPFWKPSDSMDITPPVLEKEPYIVVMVDEFADLIMTVGKKVEELIARLAQKARAAGIHLVLATQRPSVDVITGLIKANIPTRIAFTVSSKIDSRTILDQSGAESLLGMGDMLYLAPNSSIPVRVHGAFVRDQEVHAVVKDWKARERPQYKDGIISGDDDAEGGAGGNLDGDEELDPLFDQAVEFVVDKRRASISGVQRQFRIGYNRAARIIEQMEAQGIVSEQGHNGNREVLAPPRHD, from the coding sequence TTGAGCCAGGAATATACAGAAGATAAAGAAGTTACCCTGAAAAAACTCAGTAGCGGGCGGCGTTTGCTCGAAGCTTTGTTGATCGTGGTGGCGATTTTTGCCGTTTACCTTATGGCCGCACTGGTCAGTTTTAATCCCTCTGATCCCAGTTGGTCGCAAACGGCTTGGCATGAACCTATCCATAATTTGGGGGGCGGGGTAGGTGCATGGCTGGCCGACACCTTGTTCTTCACTTTCGGGGTGCTTGCCTACGCGATCCCCCCTATCATAATGATTCTGTGCTGGGCGGGATATCGCCAGCGTAATCATCATGATTACATTGACTATTTTGCGTTATCGCTGCGCCTGATCGGCACTCTGGCACTGGTGCTTACCTCGTGTGGTCTGGCAGCCCTGAACGTTGACGATCTTTACTATTTTGCCTCTGGCGGCGTGATTGGCAGCTTGCTGAGTAACGCCATGTTGCCCTGGTTCAATGGTATTGGCGCCACGCTGGCACTGCTATGCGTTTGGGCGGCAGGGTTAACACTGTTCACCGGTTGGTCTTGGCTGGTTATTGCTGAAAAAATCGGCGGTGTGGTTCTGGGGCTCGCGACTTTTATGACCAACCGCTCACGTCGTGATGATCGTTATTACGATGATGACGAAATGGTTGTCGAAGAGCCTGAGCTGGGCAATAAACATAACGCCGCCGCGGTCATGGCAGATGATATAGATGATGATGTGCTGTTTTCTGCCCCTTCGGTGACTGAAATGGCGCAGGAAGAAGATGACGATCCGTTACTGAATGGTTTGCGTGCCACAGATAGCAACGCTCCTGTGGTTGTGCCTGCGCAGGTGGAAGTGCCGGTAATGCCAGCTACGTTGGTTCAGGCCGCGGAGAATGCCGCATCAGCGACATTGGTTTCAAATGTTCAGCATCCGGCAGAATATAATACGCCGCCGCTGTATTCGTTTGAGATCCCAGAGCAAACACCAGAAACACCCCATCTGGCAGATCCTTATCAAGATGAAGATGAACCGCGCCTGGGTGATTGGAATGCATCAATCACGCCACCGCGTGAGCAATCACCGTTTGGTTTTTCTGCCACTGAGCCGCATGAGAACGTCGATATTCATGGAGTACCGGGGTTCAGCGCCAGCGATCGCGAAGTTCCTTTGGAGCCAGTGAAACCGCCATCAGCGGCTGCAACCAATGCCGGTAGCACGGTGGTCAATACGTTTATGCCTGCGTTTACCGCCAACAGCGACAGTCATTCTCAAACCAAGCAAGGTATCGGCCCCGAATTGCCGCGCCCGAACCCTGTACGTATTCCAACCCGGCGTGAGCTGGCTTCCTACGGTATCAAGTTGCCTTCACAGCGTCTTGCAGAGCAGGAACAGCGGAACCGTGAAGAAGAACCGCAGGTGGACGTTGATGATGAAGCTCTGCAAGAGGCCGCCTTGCGTCAGGCATTTGCCGAGCAGCAAAGCCAGCGTTATGGCGAAGAATATCAGCAGGATGATGAAGATGCTGTGCATGAAGCAGCCCTTGGTCAGGCTTTTGCTCAACAGCAACAGGCTCGTTATGGTGAACAAGCTCCGCTATCTGGCGCTGCCCCGGTTGATATCAGCGCTACCTTTGGTTTCTCGCCCATGGCCGATTTGGTTGATGATGGCCCAACGGAACCGTTGTTCACGTTATCACCACAGCTTGAAGAGCGTATTGAGCAGCGAAGCGAGCAAGAGGACGATGTGCCTTTCGGCCAGCTTGCGCCAGAAGAGCCGGTGTACTCAGCCGCCCGCCCGTCAACGCCAACTTATCAGCCTGAGCCTTATTCGCAAATGGCACCCACTGCGCCACAGCAGCCAGCGATGGATAGCCTGATCCATCCATTCCTGATGCGTAACGATTTGCCGTTGCAAAAACCGACTACGCCACTGCCAACGCTGGATCTGCTGACGGAAGCCCCGAAAGAGGTAGAGCCTGTCGATTCATTTGCTTTGGAGCAAAAAGCACGTTTGGTTGAGGCCAGTCTGGCGGATTATCGGGTAAAAGCTGATGTTGTTGACATTTTACCTGGCCCGGTAATTACACGTTTCGAGTTGGAGCTGGCTCCCGGTGTTAAAGCTGCGCGTATTTCCAATCTTTCGCGCGATCTGGCGCGCTCCTTGTCCACATCGGCAGTGCGCGTGGTTGAGGTGATCCCAGGTAAACCTTACATCGGTATCGAGCTGCCAAACATCAAACGTCAAACGGTTTATCTGCGAGAGGTGCTGGATTGCCCAGCATTCCGTGATAATTCGTCACCGCTGGCAATTGTTTTGGGCAAAGACATTTCCGGGCAACCGGTGGTGGCTGATCTGGGTAAAATGCCGCACTTGCTGGTGGCAGGGACCACGGGCTCCGGTAAATCGGTCGGGGTCAATGCCATGATCCTGAGTATCTTGTATAAGGCCACGCCAAAAGAAGTGCGCTTTATCATGATCGATCCGAAAATGCTGGAATTGTCAGTCTACGAAGGTATTCCACATCTGCTGACCGATGTGGTCACCGACATGAAAGATGCCGCCAACGCGCTGCGCTGGTGCGTTGCGGAGATGGAACGCCGCTATAAGCTGATGTCGGCGCTGGGTGTGCGTAACCTGGCGGGTTATAACGAACGGGTCGATCAGGCTGAGGCCATGGGCCGGCCGATCCCGGACCCGTTCTGGAAACCCAGCGACAGCATGGATATCACCCCACCAGTGTTGGAAAAAGAACCCTACATTGTGGTGATGGTGGATGAGTTTGCTGACCTGATTATGACGGTTGGTAAAAAAGTGGAAGAGCTGATCGCCCGCCTTGCACAGAAAGCGCGTGCTGCGGGTATCCATCTGGTATTAGCAACGCAGCGTCCTTCTGTGGATGTGATTACGGGCCTTATCAAAGCGAATATCCCAACGCGTATCGCTTTCACCGTTTCCAGCAAGATCGATTCCCGAACCATTCTCGATCAGAGCGGGGCTGAATCCTTGCTGGGCATGGGGGACATGCTGTATCTGGCGCCGAACTCATCAATTCCGGTGCGTGTACACGGTGCTTTTGTGCGTGACCAGGAAGTGCATGCCGTGGTTAAAGATTGGAAAGCGCGTGAGCGCCCTCAATATAAAGACGGAATTATCAGCGGCGATGACGATGCAGAGGGAGGGGCCGGCGGTAATTTAGACGGAGATGAAGAGTTGGATCCGTTGTTCGACCAGGCTGTGGAGTTTGTGGTGGATAAACGCCGTGCTTCTATTTCTGGCGTACAGCGTCAATTCCGTATTGGCTACAATCGTGCTGCGCGTATCATCGAACAGATGGAAGCACAGGGGATTGTCAGTGAGCAGGGGCACAACGGCAACCGTGAAGTGCTGGCTCCACCTCGGCATGATTGA
- the lrp gene encoding leucine-responsive transcriptional regulator Lrp — MVDTKKRPGKDLDRIDRNILNELQKDGRISNVELSKRVGLSPTPCLERVRRLERQGFIHGYTALLNPHYLDASLLVFVEITLNRGAPDVFEQFNSAVQKLEEIQECHLVSGDFDYLLKTRVPDMSAYRKLLGETLLRLPGVNDTRTYVVMEEVKQSNRLVIKTR; from the coding sequence ATGGTAGACACTAAAAAACGCCCAGGTAAAGATCTTGACCGTATCGACCGTAACATCCTGAATGAATTACAAAAGGATGGGCGGATTTCGAACGTCGAGCTCTCGAAACGCGTGGGGTTATCTCCAACACCATGTTTAGAACGTGTGCGCCGTCTTGAGCGTCAGGGTTTTATCCATGGTTATACCGCATTGCTAAACCCGCATTATCTGGACGCTTCCCTGCTGGTTTTCGTGGAAATCACGTTGAACCGCGGTGCGCCGGATGTGTTTGAGCAGTTCAATTCAGCAGTACAGAAGCTTGAAGAAATTCAGGAGTGCCATCTGGTTTCCGGTGATTTCGATTATCTGTTGAAAACCCGTGTACCTGATATGTCGGCTTACCGTAAATTGTTGGGTGAAACTCTGCTGCGTTTGCCGGGGGTCAATGACACCCGTACTTACGTGGTGATGGAAGAAGTGAAACAGAGTAACCGTCTGGTGATCAAAACACGGTAA
- the trxB gene encoding thioredoxin-disulfide reductase: protein MGTVKHSKLLILGSGPAGYTAAVYAARANLNPVLITGMEQGGQLTTTTDVENWPGDAEGLTGPALMERMREHAEKFDTEIVFDHINSVDLQNRPFRLFGDSGEYTCDALIIATGASARYLGLPTEEAFKGKGVSACATCDGFFYRNQKVAVVGGGNTAVEEALYLSNIAAEVHLVHRRDSFRSEKILINRLMDKVKNGNIVLHTNRTLDEVLGDEMGVTGVRLRSTKAEHETAELAVAGVFIAIGHSPNTSIFAEQLELENGYIKVQSGIHGNATQTSIPGVFAAGDVMDHVYRQAITSAGTGCMAALDAERYLDGIAQTEVL from the coding sequence ATGGGCACGGTTAAACATAGTAAATTACTGATTCTGGGCTCTGGCCCGGCAGGCTATACCGCCGCAGTTTACGCAGCGCGTGCAAATCTAAATCCGGTGCTGATCACCGGTATGGAACAAGGCGGCCAGTTGACTACCACGACCGACGTCGAAAACTGGCCTGGCGATGCCGAAGGGCTGACTGGGCCAGCGCTGATGGAACGTATGCGTGAGCATGCTGAAAAATTCGACACTGAAATCGTCTTTGATCACATCAACAGTGTTGACCTGCAAAACCGCCCTTTCCGCCTGTTTGGCGACAGCGGCGAATACACCTGTGATGCCCTGATCATTGCCACCGGTGCTTCTGCTCGTTATCTGGGGCTGCCAACAGAAGAAGCGTTCAAAGGGAAAGGCGTTTCCGCCTGCGCGACCTGTGATGGTTTCTTCTACCGCAATCAGAAAGTGGCGGTGGTTGGAGGTGGAAATACCGCCGTCGAAGAAGCCTTGTATCTGTCCAACATTGCCGCTGAAGTACACCTGGTTCACCGCCGTGATAGCTTCCGTTCGGAAAAAATTCTTATTAACCGTTTGATGGATAAAGTGAAAAACGGCAACATCGTTCTGCATACCAATCGCACTCTGGATGAAGTGCTGGGTGATGAGATGGGGGTGACCGGTGTTCGTCTCCGCAGCACCAAAGCTGAACATGAAACCGCAGAGCTGGCCGTTGCGGGTGTGTTTATCGCTATCGGCCACAGCCCGAATACCAGCATCTTTGCTGAACAGCTTGAATTGGAAAACGGCTACATCAAAGTGCAATCCGGCATTCATGGCAACGCGACCCAAACCTCTATTCCTGGCGTATTTGCCGCAGGCGATGTGATGGATCATGTCTACCGTCAGGCCATCACCTCAGCAGGTACTGGCTGCATGGCTGCGCTGGATGCAGAACGTTACCTTGACGGTATCGCGCAAACTGAAGTGCTGTAA
- the cydD gene encoding heme ABC transporter permease/ATP-binding protein CydD, which produces MKKTRQHQLTRWLKTQSALTQRWLRLSMLLGLISGILIVAQAWLLASLLHALIIEHQPRGELVSSFIWLAATFVLRALLSWLRERVGFICGQVIRQRMRAQVLDKLQQLGPAWVQGKPAGSWASIIIEQIEDMQDYYARYLPQMYLAVFIPLLILITIFPINWAAGFILLATAPLIPLFMALVGMGAADANRRNFVALARLSGNFLDRLRGLDTLRLFNRGQAETEQIAKSSEDFRQRTMEVLRMAFLSSAVLEFFASISIAVVAVYFGFSYLGELNFGSYGIGVTLFAGFLVLILAPEFFQPLRDLGTFYHAKAQAIGAAEALETFLAAEGEQMGNGAQQLNTAIPLALQAQELEILSPNGVRLAGPLNFTLSANQRIALVGLSGAGKSSLLNLLLGFLPYRGSLQVNGTELRELAAANWRQQLGWVGQNPHLPAQTLRDNILLGYPEASEAQLQLAIEQAYVSEFLPYLPNGLETDLGDGAARLSVGQAQRVAVARALLSPRQLLLLDEPAASLDAHSERWVMQALNDASRQQATLLVTHQLEDTEDYDQIWVMDNGQIVQQGDYTTLSKQPGLFANLIAHRSGEL; this is translated from the coding sequence ATGAAAAAAACCAGACAGCACCAGTTAACCCGTTGGCTCAAAACCCAAAGCGCACTGACGCAGCGTTGGTTGCGCCTTTCCATGTTACTTGGCCTGATCAGCGGTATTTTGATTGTCGCTCAAGCCTGGCTGCTGGCCTCTCTGCTGCATGCCTTGATTATCGAACACCAACCTCGCGGCGAACTCGTTTCTTCGTTTATCTGGCTGGCAGCCACCTTTGTACTGCGAGCATTGCTAAGCTGGCTGCGTGAGCGCGTTGGTTTTATCTGCGGGCAAGTGATCCGCCAGCGCATGCGGGCACAAGTGCTAGATAAGCTGCAACAGCTTGGCCCCGCTTGGGTTCAGGGAAAACCCGCCGGCAGTTGGGCCAGCATCATCATAGAACAGATCGAGGATATGCAGGACTACTACGCGCGCTACCTGCCACAAATGTATCTGGCCGTATTTATCCCGCTGCTGATCCTGATCACCATTTTCCCGATAAACTGGGCCGCCGGATTTATTCTGCTGGCTACCGCTCCGCTTATCCCGTTATTCATGGCTCTGGTCGGTATGGGCGCAGCAGATGCCAACCGCCGTAACTTTGTGGCACTGGCACGGCTCAGTGGCAATTTCCTTGATCGTCTGCGCGGGCTTGATACGCTACGGCTGTTCAACCGCGGGCAAGCAGAAACAGAACAGATTGCCAAATCATCGGAAGATTTCCGCCAGCGCACCATGGAAGTGTTACGGATGGCCTTCCTTTCTTCCGCCGTACTGGAGTTTTTTGCCTCTATCTCCATCGCCGTTGTGGCGGTTTATTTTGGCTTCTCTTATCTCGGTGAGCTGAATTTCGGTAGCTACGGTATCGGAGTGACGCTGTTTGCCGGCTTCCTGGTGCTGATTCTCGCGCCAGAGTTTTTCCAGCCATTACGCGATCTCGGCACCTTCTACCATGCCAAGGCACAGGCCATTGGCGCCGCCGAAGCGCTAGAAACCTTCCTGGCCGCCGAAGGTGAGCAAATGGGTAATGGGGCGCAGCAGCTGAATACTGCAATACCGCTGGCGTTACAGGCTCAAGAGTTGGAGATCCTCTCACCGAACGGGGTGCGGCTCGCCGGGCCACTCAACTTTACTTTATCCGCTAACCAGCGTATTGCGCTGGTTGGGCTAAGTGGCGCAGGAAAAAGTTCATTGCTCAATCTGTTGCTCGGCTTCCTGCCATACCGCGGTTCGTTGCAGGTCAACGGGACTGAATTGCGCGAACTGGCGGCGGCAAACTGGCGCCAGCAGCTTGGCTGGGTCGGCCAGAATCCGCACCTGCCAGCACAAACACTGCGAGATAATATTCTGCTCGGTTACCCCGAAGCCAGCGAAGCTCAACTCCAGTTGGCAATTGAACAAGCCTATGTCAGTGAATTTCTCCCCTATTTGCCAAACGGGTTGGAAACCGATTTAGGTGACGGCGCAGCGCGCCTTTCTGTCGGGCAAGCACAACGCGTGGCGGTAGCACGAGCTCTGCTCAGCCCGCGCCAATTGCTGCTGCTGGATGAGCCCGCTGCCAGCCTGGACGCGCACAGTGAACGCTGGGTCATGCAAGCGTTGAATGATGCCTCACGCCAGCAGGCTACCTTGCTGGTGACACACCAGTTGGAAGACACTGAGGATTACGACCAGATTTGGGTAATGGATAATGGGCAAATCGTTCAGCAAGGCGATTACACCACGCTCAGCAAACAACCCGGCCTGTTTGCCAATTTGATTGCACACCGCAGTGGGGAGTTATAA
- the cydC gene encoding heme ABC transporter ATP-binding protein/permease CydC: MRVLLPFLALYRRHTFLIFLGIILAIVTLLASIGLLALSGWFLAASSLAGLAGLYTFNYMLPAAGVRGAAIFRTAGRYAERVVSHDATFRVLSHLRVFAFKKILPLSPGGIARFRQAELLNRLVADVDTLDHLYLRVISPLVSAAVVIIVVTFGLSWLDGPLALTLGGILLLLLLLIPPVFYHAGKPIGGELTALRSQYRTELTFWLQGQAELVVFGALDRFRAALTATEHHWQRRQWQQASLGGMAQALMILASGFTVTLLLWLAAAGIGGDTQPGALIALFAFAALASFEAMLPVTGAFQHLGQVIASATRVKQIIDQQPEVSFPENGPAAQSGAALNLHNVTFTYPGQPLPVLHNIGLDIAAGEHIALLGRTGCGKSTLLQLLTRAWNASSGEIQLNGQPLNAYDEATLRAMTTTVSQRVHIFSSTLRENLRIAAPKANDERLKSVLQQVGLDKLLENEGLHAWMGDGGRQLSGGEQRRLGIARALLHQAPLWLLDEPTEGLDAETEQQILALLRQHCRDKTLILVTHRLYGLEHFDRICVMDGGKIVEQGHHAALLQQPGRYAQFRQRIGNISPK; encoded by the coding sequence ATGCGTGTTTTGCTACCCTTTCTGGCCTTATACCGCAGGCACACCTTCCTGATTTTCCTGGGGATTATTCTGGCAATCGTGACACTGCTGGCCAGTATCGGGTTACTGGCGCTTTCAGGCTGGTTCTTGGCAGCTTCTTCATTGGCCGGTTTGGCTGGTTTATATACCTTCAACTATATGCTGCCAGCGGCAGGCGTGCGCGGAGCCGCAATTTTCCGCACTGCTGGGCGCTATGCCGAACGGGTTGTCAGCCACGATGCCACTTTCCGCGTGCTGTCGCACCTGCGGGTGTTTGCCTTCAAAAAAATCCTGCCACTGTCACCCGGCGGCATTGCCCGTTTTCGCCAAGCCGAGCTGCTGAACCGTTTGGTGGCCGATGTCGATACGCTTGATCACCTCTACCTGCGCGTTATTTCCCCCTTAGTCAGCGCTGCGGTTGTGATTATCGTCGTCACTTTCGGCCTTAGCTGGCTGGATGGCCCGTTAGCCTTGACGCTCGGTGGGATTCTGCTGCTCTTGCTCCTGCTGATTCCCCCGGTTTTCTATCACGCGGGCAAACCGATAGGTGGAGAATTAACCGCTTTGCGCAGCCAATACCGCACTGAACTGACCTTCTGGCTTCAAGGCCAGGCTGAGTTGGTTGTGTTCGGTGCTTTAGATAGGTTCCGTGCCGCATTAACAGCGACCGAACACCATTGGCAACGGCGGCAATGGCAACAGGCCTCCTTGGGAGGAATGGCCCAAGCGTTAATGATCCTCGCCAGCGGTTTTACCGTCACCCTGCTGCTTTGGTTGGCGGCGGCGGGTATCGGTGGTGATACGCAACCCGGAGCGCTGATTGCCCTGTTTGCTTTCGCTGCATTGGCCTCTTTCGAAGCGATGCTGCCCGTTACGGGCGCTTTCCAACATTTGGGCCAGGTGATTGCTTCCGCAACGCGAGTAAAACAGATCATCGACCAACAGCCGGAAGTGTCTTTCCCAGAAAATGGCCCCGCAGCGCAATCTGGTGCCGCACTGAATCTGCACAATGTTACTTTTACCTACCCCGGCCAGCCTCTTCCGGTGTTGCACAACATTGGACTGGATATCGCTGCGGGTGAACATATCGCGCTGTTAGGGCGCACTGGCTGCGGCAAATCTACTCTGTTGCAATTACTGACGCGAGCCTGGAATGCCAGCAGCGGTGAAATTCAGCTCAATGGTCAACCATTAAATGCCTATGATGAAGCTACGCTGCGCGCCATGACGACCACCGTCAGCCAGCGAGTTCATATTTTCAGCAGTACGCTGCGCGAAAACTTGCGCATCGCCGCCCCAAAAGCGAACGATGAGAGGTTGAAAAGCGTGCTGCAACAGGTTGGGCTGGATAAATTGCTGGAAAACGAAGGATTACATGCGTGGATGGGGGACGGAGGTCGCCAGCTTTCCGGCGGCGAGCAGCGCCGCTTGGGGATCGCCCGAGCATTGCTGCACCAAGCTCCGCTGTGGCTGCTTGATGAACCGACCGAAGGGCTGGATGCAGAAACCGAGCAACAGATTCTAGCTCTGCTGCGCCAGCACTGCCGTGATAAAACGCTGATTCTGGTGACTCATCGCCTGTACGGCCTGGAGCATTTCGATCGTATCTGTGTAATGGACGGTGGCAAGATTGTGGAACAGGGCCACCATGCTGCGTTGCTGCAACAGCCAGGCCGTTATGCCCAATTCCGCCAGCGGATCGGTAATATATCTCCTAAATAA